From a region of the Nonlabens sp. Hel1_33_55 genome:
- a CDS encoding DUF2271 domain-containing protein, with the protein MKKIFKLLPAIAFVALLLTSFTKDNTKAVKCLIQMTNYTGEGAYVVVSLLDPSGEYEETLYVQGKDSEWYSEIPAWWKFYGKYRPNIDAISGETISGGERTVTVLQIPEDKINKGYSLRFETSVEDQKYYKDDIQFELTTENLKAKKDGKGFIRYVRMLPQ; encoded by the coding sequence ATGAAAAAAATATTTAAACTTCTTCCTGCCATTGCCTTTGTAGCATTGCTACTTACCTCATTTACTAAAGACAACACCAAAGCTGTAAAATGCTTGATCCAAATGACTAATTACACTGGAGAAGGTGCCTACGTTGTGGTTTCTTTGCTTGATCCATCTGGAGAATATGAAGAAACGCTTTATGTACAGGGCAAGGACAGTGAATGGTACAGCGAGATACCTGCATGGTGGAAATTCTATGGTAAATACCGACCAAACATCGATGCGATTTCTGGTGAGACTATTAGCGGTGGCGAGCGTACGGTTACCGTATTGCAGATTCCAGAGGATAAAATAAACAAGGGATACAGCCTACGTTTTGAAACATCAGTTGAGGATCAGAAATATTATAAAGACGACATCCAATTTGAACTCACTACTGAAAACCTAAAAGCTAAAAAAGATGGTAAAGGTTTTATCAGGTACGTGAGAATGTTACCACAGTAA
- a CDS encoding ankyrin repeat domain-containing protein, whose translation MNSLQKLTMLAILFIGSAMVAQENNVFMDRDFWKGNPDLETVKQKIADGNDAQALNSNAFDATIYAILANTNNDVVKYLLSLEGNPVDKKTHDSRIYLHWAAYAGTVDIVNHLLDLGASVTAQDSHGYTPLEFAVNAGQDDEALFNAFENNGVNLTEQKTEYGANLLLLAAPNLKSEKELDFFLNKGFELGSKDNVGNGIFAYASKKGSIEFLNVLVERGADYKSLNDQSGNAFLYAAQGARGYSNPLEVYEFLQGLGLEPNIVTTDGYTPLHSLAYNTTDSAIFKLFLDAGANVNQKDRDGNTPFLNAASRNELEIVQLLSKDVIDFNAKNKSGQTALMLATQRNNSQVVEFLLINDSDAFAKDDKGNTIAHYLIASYNNRNAEAFESKLQLLQDKGVKMNLTQAEGNTLLHLAAQENNLDLLKRVSAFEIDINQKNDEGLTALHIAAMKAQDDQMMKYLIAQGASTKIKTDFDETVQDLAKENELLQQQNTTLNFLN comes from the coding sequence ATGAATTCACTACAAAAATTAACAATGCTGGCTATACTATTTATAGGTAGCGCCATGGTCGCACAAGAAAACAATGTTTTTATGGATCGCGACTTCTGGAAGGGCAATCCTGATTTAGAAACCGTCAAACAGAAGATTGCAGATGGTAACGATGCTCAGGCGCTTAATAGCAACGCTTTTGATGCCACGATCTATGCGATTCTTGCTAATACTAATAATGATGTCGTTAAATACCTTCTCTCGCTAGAAGGTAATCCGGTAGATAAGAAAACTCACGACAGCCGCATTTACTTGCATTGGGCTGCTTATGCTGGTACTGTAGACATAGTTAATCACTTACTTGACCTAGGTGCATCTGTAACGGCACAGGACAGTCATGGTTATACACCGCTGGAATTTGCTGTAAATGCTGGACAAGATGATGAAGCCCTATTCAACGCTTTTGAAAATAACGGCGTCAACCTTACTGAACAGAAAACCGAATATGGTGCCAACCTCCTATTACTCGCAGCACCTAACTTGAAATCTGAAAAGGAATTGGATTTCTTTTTAAATAAAGGTTTTGAACTCGGTAGTAAGGACAACGTTGGTAATGGGATTTTTGCCTACGCCTCAAAAAAGGGAAGTATCGAGTTTCTCAACGTATTAGTTGAGAGAGGTGCTGATTACAAGTCCCTCAATGATCAAAGTGGCAATGCGTTTCTATATGCCGCACAAGGTGCTCGAGGTTACAGCAATCCGTTGGAGGTATATGAGTTTTTACAGGGTCTAGGATTAGAACCCAACATTGTAACCACAGACGGCTATACACCATTGCATAGTCTTGCTTACAATACGACAGATTCTGCGATTTTTAAACTGTTTCTTGACGCTGGTGCTAACGTCAATCAGAAAGATCGTGATGGCAACACACCATTTCTAAATGCCGCTTCCCGCAATGAACTGGAAATAGTCCAACTACTTTCAAAAGATGTAATTGACTTCAATGCGAAGAATAAGTCTGGCCAAACGGCTTTAATGCTTGCCACCCAACGCAACAATTCACAGGTGGTTGAATTTTTACTGATTAATGATAGTGACGCTTTCGCGAAAGATGATAAGGGAAACACCATCGCTCACTATTTAATAGCTTCTTACAACAACAGAAATGCCGAAGCCTTTGAAAGCAAGCTCCAACTACTTCAAGATAAAGGTGTCAAAATGAACCTAACTCAGGCTGAAGGTAATACGTTGCTTCACCTGGCTGCCCAAGAGAATAATCTAGATCTATTGAAACGCGTTTCTGCTTTTGAAATTGACATCAATCAGAAAAACGATGAAGGCCTGACGGCATTGCACATAGCAGCCATGAAAGCACAAGACGATCAAATGATGAAATACCTCATTGCGCAAGGTGCAAGTACAAAAATCAAAACCGATTTTGATGAAACGGTTCAAGACCTAGCTAAAGAAAACGAACTCTTACAACAACAAAACACTACACTCAACTTTTTAAATTAA
- a CDS encoding DUF6607 family protein, with protein MKTPLYIIITLISIASMAQTSKKQQDRKAIKDMCGCYEVTFNFAETFNYSQDSLYKPSKTKVDKALEWAQLVTDEADEIQIQHLLQVGNPADPMIVKHWRQDWLFENTDLYTYNADNEWTFEKLPANEVKGQWTQKVYQVDDSPRYEGSASWVHVDGKSYWENTTPAPLARREYTTRSDYNVLMRGNRQEITKYGWLHDQDNSKIIRESGKEDVLLAKEKGYNTYVKVDDIRCAASQQWWKENNQKWSLVRSKWDEVYSRDKNLVLEERVDNKPLYKFLLEDEGFEEEATIDAVIESFVKK; from the coding sequence ATGAAAACACCGTTATACATTATCATAACACTCATTTCTATCGCCTCGATGGCGCAAACCTCTAAGAAACAGCAAGACAGAAAAGCCATCAAAGACATGTGTGGCTGCTATGAAGTAACCTTCAATTTTGCCGAAACATTTAACTACAGCCAAGACTCTTTATATAAACCTTCAAAAACCAAAGTAGACAAAGCATTAGAATGGGCACAACTCGTGACTGATGAAGCTGACGAGATACAGATCCAGCACTTATTACAGGTAGGAAATCCAGCTGACCCAATGATCGTTAAACACTGGCGACAAGACTGGTTGTTTGAAAACACAGATTTATACACTTATAATGCTGATAACGAATGGACCTTTGAAAAACTACCAGCAAATGAGGTAAAAGGCCAGTGGACACAAAAGGTTTACCAGGTAGATGATAGTCCTCGTTATGAGGGATCTGCATCATGGGTTCACGTTGATGGTAAAAGCTATTGGGAAAATACCACGCCTGCGCCACTCGCTAGACGTGAGTATACCACACGTAGCGATTACAATGTATTAATGCGTGGTAACCGTCAAGAAATTACGAAATATGGCTGGTTGCACGATCAGGATAATTCCAAAATAATAAGAGAGTCTGGCAAGGAAGATGTTCTATTAGCTAAAGAAAAAGGATACAACACTTATGTGAAAGTGGACGACATTCGTTGCGCAGCGTCCCAACAATGGTGGAAGGAAAACAATCAAAAATGGTCTCTGGTTCGTTCTAAATGGGATGAAGTATATAGCCGGGACAAAAACCTTGTGCTTGAAGAGAGAGTTGATAATAAACCTTTGTATAAATTTTTACTAGAAGATGAAGGCTTTGAAGAAGAAGCTACAATCGACGCCGTAATAGAATCCTTTGTAAAAAAGTAA
- a CDS encoding TonB-dependent receptor plug domain-containing protein: MKNYCLLLIFALFAFAKAISQETPVDTTEVKQLEEVILTATRTQRQLSSLPLPVTLISKKKIQQSGSVRLNEILNEQTGIVTVADESGFEGVQIQGMASDYIMILIDGVPLVGRSAGNFDLSRLTVGNIKQIEVVKGPSSSLYGSEALGGVINIITEKPRSRELNGNASYRIGSFMQQDINLDIKQRSKKLRYAFFANRFSSEGYDLNPDVDGSTVNPFENYTVNGRFYYDFNDRLTLFTSARFYDQVQDAGLIQNEVQFEGDTKEQEWNGHARLDQKWSDQLSTSYELYYTNYNASEQIADPIANDVLSDSDFDQRLLRPEIRGSYKFDSSNSKHSVNAGTLTAGIGLQYDELDRTYFDETVRFNSQYIYAQYDVNPLERLNIIAGARFDNHSEYSNQLSPKLAVRYELTDDIAVKGSVGYGFKAPDFRQLYFDFTNSAVGYTVLGYNVALDKLQELQDQGQILDVVVSEMDLENPLEAESSVGYNLGFTFKKDSWNSELNFFRNDISNLIDTRIIARKNNGQNVFSYVNFDEIFTTGFELNVGRQISKAINVSGGYQLLYAYDKEKRENVSDGNVFARDPSTNQTTALESTDYFGLVNRSRHNANFKVFYDIASAKANINLRLLYRSKYAQFDTNGNGLIDTYDTSFIDGYVTTNVAASKTFYDQLNIQIGANNLLNHTDNNIPTLPGIQGYLKLNYQF; the protein is encoded by the coding sequence ATGAAGAATTACTGCTTGTTATTGATTTTTGCTTTGTTCGCTTTCGCGAAAGCGATATCACAAGAAACACCTGTAGACACCACAGAAGTGAAGCAGCTTGAAGAAGTCATTTTAACAGCGACCCGCACGCAGCGCCAACTTTCTTCATTGCCCTTACCGGTTACGCTGATTTCAAAAAAGAAGATTCAACAATCTGGTTCCGTACGATTGAATGAGATTCTCAATGAACAAACAGGAATCGTTACGGTGGCAGATGAGAGCGGCTTTGAAGGTGTGCAAATCCAGGGAATGGCATCAGACTACATCATGATCTTAATTGATGGCGTGCCGCTGGTAGGCCGCAGTGCCGGGAATTTTGACTTGAGCAGATTGACCGTGGGAAATATTAAGCAAATTGAAGTTGTAAAAGGACCATCGAGTAGTCTCTATGGGTCTGAAGCGCTGGGCGGCGTTATTAATATTATTACTGAAAAACCAAGATCTCGAGAGCTTAATGGTAATGCGTCTTACCGCATAGGTAGTTTTATGCAGCAGGATATCAATCTGGACATCAAGCAGCGATCAAAAAAATTGCGCTATGCATTTTTTGCTAATCGGTTTTCTAGTGAGGGCTACGATCTCAATCCAGATGTCGATGGATCAACCGTGAATCCTTTTGAGAACTATACGGTTAATGGGCGTTTTTATTATGATTTTAATGATAGGTTGACACTATTCACATCTGCCAGGTTTTATGATCAGGTTCAGGATGCTGGGTTGATACAGAATGAGGTGCAATTTGAAGGAGATACCAAGGAGCAGGAATGGAATGGACACGCGAGGTTGGATCAAAAATGGAGTGATCAACTCAGTACAAGTTATGAGTTGTACTATACCAACTACAACGCCAGCGAGCAGATAGCAGATCCCATCGCAAACGATGTTTTGAGTGATAGCGACTTCGATCAGCGATTACTCCGGCCAGAGATTAGAGGTAGTTATAAGTTTGATTCCTCAAACTCAAAACATAGCGTGAATGCGGGAACGCTAACGGCTGGTATAGGTTTACAATATGATGAGCTAGACAGGACTTACTTTGATGAAACGGTACGTTTTAATTCCCAATACATTTATGCACAATATGATGTAAATCCTTTAGAGCGATTGAATATTATCGCTGGTGCTCGCTTTGATAACCACTCAGAATATAGCAATCAATTAAGCCCAAAACTCGCGGTACGCTATGAGCTGACAGATGATATCGCTGTGAAAGGATCTGTAGGATATGGCTTTAAGGCACCTGATTTTAGACAGCTTTATTTTGACTTTACAAACTCGGCCGTTGGATATACCGTTTTGGGATACAATGTGGCGCTGGATAAATTGCAGGAATTGCAGGATCAAGGACAGATTCTAGATGTGGTGGTTTCAGAAATGGATTTGGAGAACCCGTTAGAAGCAGAAAGTTCTGTGGGTTACAATTTAGGATTCACTTTCAAAAAGGATTCGTGGAACAGTGAGCTCAATTTTTTTAGAAATGACATCAGCAATTTGATCGATACGCGCATCATTGCCAGAAAAAACAATGGGCAGAATGTTTTTAGCTATGTCAATTTTGACGAAATCTTCACCACAGGATTTGAATTAAATGTAGGACGTCAAATCAGCAAAGCCATAAACGTGAGTGGCGGCTATCAATTGTTATATGCCTATGATAAAGAGAAGAGAGAAAACGTTAGTGACGGTAATGTTTTTGCACGCGATCCATCGACCAATCAGACCACTGCACTGGAGTCCACTGACTATTTTGGTCTTGTAAATAGATCCAGACATAATGCCAACTTTAAAGTCTTTTATGATATCGCTTCCGCGAAAGCGAACATCAACTTACGCCTTTTATATAGAAGTAAATATGCGCAGTTCGACACCAATGGAAACGGACTCATCGACACCTATGACACCAGTTTTATAGACGGTTATGTCACCACCAATGTTGCTGCGAGCAAAACTTTCTATGATCAATTAAATATTCAAATAGGAGCGAATAACCTACTTAATCACACTGATAACAACATTCCAACTTTACCGGGAATTCAGGGATACCTAAAACTTAACTATCAATTTTAA
- a CDS encoding HmuY family protein, with protein sequence MKTLQIATIAALFIGFTSCSSDDDLNQAVDSVESQMVTNLEAPQTGGQGQPVGGAFTKFDFATGMQTTSDTDWDIAFRGTTIAINGGTSTGTADEPVRNGNAGAAIVSGTFASVETAQGLSFSQDSDSSFAIPTGSDNGWYNYNPQQNVVSAIPGKILVFRTRNGNYAKVEILSYYLDQDSSNPSNGRFYTFNYVYNPNDGDSSF encoded by the coding sequence ATGAAAACATTACAAATTGCAACAATAGCCGCATTATTTATAGGATTTACATCTTGTAGCAGCGATGATGATTTAAACCAAGCAGTCGATTCAGTAGAATCTCAAATGGTAACCAATCTGGAAGCGCCGCAAACTGGTGGACAAGGCCAACCTGTAGGTGGAGCATTTACAAAATTTGACTTTGCGACCGGAATGCAAACTACTAGCGATACAGATTGGGATATCGCCTTTAGAGGCACCACCATCGCCATTAACGGCGGTACATCCACAGGAACAGCAGATGAACCTGTCAGAAATGGTAACGCAGGAGCTGCTATAGTTTCTGGTACTTTTGCAAGTGTGGAAACAGCGCAAGGCCTCTCTTTTTCACAAGATTCCGATAGCTCTTTTGCGATTCCCACAGGAAGCGATAATGGATGGTACAACTACAATCCACAACAGAATGTGGTAAGCGCGATTCCTGGAAAGATCTTAGTATTCAGAACAAGAAATGGAAACTACGCCAAAGTAGAAATCTTAAGCTACTACCTGGATCAAGATAGTTCCAATCCATCCAATGGACGTTTTTACACGTTTAATTATGTGTATAACCCAAATGATGGCGATAGCTCTTTTTAA
- a CDS encoding response regulator, protein MEYKKLKVLLIEDDTIEVMKLKRAIAKLEMPHDLIEAKNGEEALEILKDNSSLPDIILLDLNMPRINGLEFLKILKSDELLRFLPTIILTTSSNRKDMLECYKEGVAGYILKPLKYDDYVEKISTTLNYWSTNELIKG, encoded by the coding sequence GTGGAATACAAAAAACTCAAAGTCTTACTTATAGAAGATGATACCATCGAAGTAATGAAATTAAAACGGGCCATTGCAAAACTTGAAATGCCACACGATCTTATTGAAGCAAAAAATGGGGAAGAGGCTCTTGAGATTCTTAAGGATAACAGCTCACTGCCAGACATTATTTTGCTTGATCTTAATATGCCACGAATTAACGGATTGGAATTTCTCAAAATATTGAAGAGTGATGAACTGTTACGTTTTTTGCCAACCATCATTCTTACAACTTCCAGCAATAGAAAGGATATGTTGGAATGTTACAAAGAAGGCGTCGCTGGTTATATTCTTAAGCCTTTGAAATACGATGATTATGTAGAAAAAATAAGCACTACGTTGAATTACTGGAGCACTAACGAGTTAATTAAAGGATAA
- a CDS encoding heme NO-binding domain-containing protein: MKGIVFTEFLDLVETKFGLEMVDTIVSNADLPSNGVYTSVGTYSFSEMLSLLVNLNKETGIAIDDLLLVYGEHFFSVVEDSYSFFLKEFTEPIAMLASIENHIHVEVRKIYPDAELPTFKVVARTDDSLVMIYKSSRSMHCFGLGLMNKTFEYFHAEATILVEKIKEDGTEVKFSIQQHE, encoded by the coding sequence ATGAAGGGAATCGTATTTACAGAATTTTTGGATCTGGTAGAAACTAAGTTCGGTTTGGAAATGGTGGACACCATCGTTTCAAACGCAGATTTGCCTTCAAACGGTGTTTACACATCTGTAGGTACCTATAGCTTTTCTGAAATGTTGAGCTTATTGGTAAATCTCAATAAGGAAACGGGAATTGCTATCGACGATCTGCTACTGGTTTATGGTGAGCACTTTTTCTCTGTAGTTGAGGATAGCTATTCGTTTTTCCTTAAAGAATTTACTGAGCCTATCGCGATGCTGGCTTCCATAGAGAATCATATTCATGTGGAAGTAAGAAAGATATATCCTGATGCAGAGCTGCCTACCTTTAAGGTAGTGGCGAGAACGGATGATTCACTTGTCATGATATACAAGTCCAGTCGCTCGATGCATTGTTTTGGATTGGGACTTATGAACAAAACTTTTGAGTACTTCCATGCAGAAGCCACTATATTAGTTGAGAAAATAAAAGAAGATGGAACTGAGGTCAAATTCAGTATTCAACAACATGAGTGA
- a CDS encoding PAS domain S-box protein, producing MELRSNSVFNNMSEDKIKIYERALAREKAARKQAEQILEQKSRELFEKSEELRISNLKLENLYKQTSSELKGVFENIVDAYVVIDTEGKVIKLNQAAEKLLGYHLEDDLNLFSLVFPEELERAYEAFEYLLENSSLTNFQIQISTKDGSTKMVHVNASLILNNDGLPIAAQGIVRDITQEKAAENQLKESQNRLSTLIQNLESGILLEDENRDIVITNSRFCEFFSIPVTPEQLVGQNCANAADQSKSLFADPDSFVKRINSLVEKKVQALADELQLVDGRILERDFIPVYENEIYKGHLWAYRDVTLRRRYRKNIEVERQKYRSIIANMNLGLIEVNLNDEILMVNQRLEAMSGYSEEELLGKRGSDILLVKDDQHVLTNENNKRLKGSSNSYEIRARKKDGEIRHWLISGAPQYNISGKVTGSIGIHLDITELKNLEFQKENLLKKLEKSNDELQEYAHVVSHDLKSPLRSINALVSWIREDNPDKWTEDTRHHLDMIDTTLEKMEHLISDVLEYSSVGADNNIKEPVDLNDVLKDIETLLHIPEHIILEIKKPLPSVNADRIKIQQLFQNLLSNGIRYCDKDPGYVSVDFEESANFYKFSVADNGVGIAPEFHDKIFKIFQTLHKRDDSTGIGLSIVKKIVDLYNGEIWVESNVDQGTIFHFTLAK from the coding sequence ATGGAACTGAGGTCAAATTCAGTATTCAACAACATGAGTGAGGATAAGATAAAAATCTACGAACGAGCACTTGCTCGTGAAAAAGCTGCTAGGAAACAGGCTGAACAGATTTTAGAGCAAAAGTCAAGAGAACTCTTTGAAAAATCTGAAGAACTACGTATTTCCAACTTGAAGCTGGAAAATCTTTACAAGCAAACATCCTCAGAATTAAAAGGCGTATTTGAAAATATCGTTGATGCTTACGTTGTTATTGACACAGAAGGTAAGGTCATCAAATTGAATCAAGCGGCAGAGAAATTACTGGGATATCATCTAGAAGATGACCTCAATCTTTTTTCACTGGTTTTTCCTGAAGAATTGGAAAGAGCCTACGAAGCCTTCGAATATCTACTAGAGAACTCTTCCCTTACTAATTTTCAGATTCAGATCAGTACTAAAGATGGATCTACTAAAATGGTTCACGTCAATGCGAGCTTAATTCTTAATAATGATGGTTTACCCATAGCAGCTCAAGGTATTGTAAGAGATATTACACAAGAAAAGGCCGCAGAGAACCAACTGAAGGAATCTCAAAACCGACTTTCCACCTTGATCCAAAACCTGGAAAGTGGTATCCTCTTGGAAGATGAAAACAGAGACATTGTCATCACTAATAGCAGATTCTGTGAGTTTTTTAGCATTCCTGTAACTCCTGAACAACTTGTAGGGCAGAACTGTGCAAACGCCGCAGACCAAAGTAAAAGCCTATTTGCAGATCCAGATAGCTTTGTGAAACGAATTAATAGTCTCGTAGAAAAGAAAGTACAAGCACTAGCTGATGAGCTTCAACTAGTCGATGGACGTATACTGGAACGGGATTTTATTCCAGTTTATGAAAATGAAATTTATAAAGGCCACCTATGGGCGTATAGAGATGTCACCTTACGCAGGCGCTACCGTAAGAATATTGAGGTAGAACGCCAGAAGTACCGTAGCATCATAGCAAATATGAACCTTGGTCTTATTGAAGTGAACCTCAATGATGAAATTCTAATGGTGAACCAGCGCCTGGAAGCCATGTCTGGATATAGTGAGGAGGAATTACTAGGAAAAAGAGGTAGTGATATATTGTTGGTTAAGGATGACCAACACGTTTTAACTAATGAAAACAATAAAAGGCTCAAAGGAAGTTCCAATTCTTATGAGATAAGAGCCCGAAAGAAAGATGGTGAGATCCGTCACTGGCTTATTAGTGGCGCACCGCAATACAATATAAGCGGTAAGGTGACCGGTTCCATAGGGATTCATTTAGACATTACTGAGCTCAAAAACCTAGAATTCCAAAAAGAGAATCTTTTAAAAAAATTGGAGAAAAGTAATGATGAACTTCAAGAATATGCCCATGTGGTATCCCACGATTTGAAATCGCCATTACGAAGTATCAACGCGCTTGTAAGTTGGATAAGAGAAGACAATCCTGATAAGTGGACAGAAGATACCAGGCACCATCTAGATATGATAGATACCACGCTTGAAAAGATGGAGCATTTAATTTCTGATGTTTTAGAATATTCGAGCGTTGGCGCAGATAATAATATTAAAGAGCCAGTTGATTTGAATGATGTACTAAAAGATATCGAGACCTTATTGCACATTCCTGAACACATCATATTGGAAATTAAAAAACCACTTCCATCTGTAAACGCTGATAGAATTAAGATTCAGCAGTTGTTTCAAAATCTGTTGAGTAATGGGATACGGTACTGCGATAAGGATCCAGGTTACGTGTCGGTAGACTTTGAGGAAAGTGCAAACTTCTACAAATTTTCAGTTGCTGATAACGGCGTTGGAATCGCACCTGAATTCCATGACAAAATTTTTAAAATATTTCAAACCCTTCATAAACGTGACGATTCAACTGGTATAGGCCTATCTATTGTCAAGAAAATTGTCGATCTGTATAATGGTGAAATCTGGGTAGAAAGCAATGTTGATCAGGGCACTATATTCCATTTTACCTTAGCAAAATAG
- a CDS encoding FIST signal transduction protein yields MKTVQVQRKKNEDWAYLTEVIPLKTPLVLVFGNRFLLENSDLYEEVRELFPDGEIVFGSSCGDLIAGAVNDDHVTITAIEFEKSQFDIKRVNIVNYENTSEAGNAVASLLNPEGLRHVFVLSEGSSVNGSDLTKGMQSILPNTLITGGLCGDDDRFQRTLASYNEQPKEGEIIVIGFYGNSFEASFSIYGGWKPFGPERIITKSEGNVLYEIDGKPALDLYKKYLGEKAKDLPGSALIYPLDVKLEGNKQSFVRTILNIDEEKNAMILAGDVPEKSTVQLMMSTMDDIAAASETAAIRAMEGRQQPPQLAILISCIGRKLVLDQRVEEEVEEVMDVIENDVTITGMYSYGEIAPFYGERHCKLHNQTMTITLISE; encoded by the coding sequence ATGAAAACAGTACAGGTACAGCGTAAGAAAAATGAGGATTGGGCATATCTCACTGAGGTAATTCCATTAAAAACACCTCTAGTTCTAGTTTTCGGTAATAGGTTTCTGCTTGAAAACTCAGATTTATATGAAGAAGTTAGGGAGCTTTTTCCAGATGGTGAGATAGTTTTTGGATCCTCCTGCGGTGACCTTATTGCTGGAGCGGTTAATGACGATCATGTAACGATCACCGCCATTGAATTCGAAAAATCCCAATTTGACATTAAAAGGGTAAATATCGTTAATTATGAAAATACGTCAGAAGCTGGAAATGCTGTCGCATCACTATTAAATCCTGAAGGATTACGACACGTGTTCGTATTATCAGAAGGTAGCAGCGTCAATGGGTCTGATTTGACTAAAGGCATGCAATCCATTTTACCTAACACGTTAATTACTGGAGGATTATGTGGTGATGATGATCGGTTTCAAAGAACGTTAGCTTCATACAATGAACAACCAAAGGAAGGTGAGATCATAGTCATTGGTTTTTATGGAAACAGCTTTGAAGCCTCCTTTTCCATTTATGGAGGTTGGAAACCCTTTGGTCCAGAAAGAATTATTACAAAGTCAGAAGGTAATGTTCTCTATGAAATTGATGGAAAGCCAGCACTTGATTTATACAAAAAATACTTGGGTGAAAAGGCAAAGGATTTACCAGGATCTGCATTGATCTATCCGCTGGATGTAAAACTGGAAGGAAACAAGCAGTCTTTTGTTCGTACCATTCTCAACATTGATGAGGAAAAGAACGCCATGATTCTTGCCGGCGATGTACCAGAGAAATCGACGGTACAGCTCATGATGAGTACCATGGATGATATTGCTGCAGCCTCAGAGACTGCAGCGATCAGAGCAATGGAAGGCAGGCAGCAACCACCACAATTGGCGATTCTCATAAGTTGTATAGGCCGTAAACTAGTATTGGATCAACGAGTGGAAGAAGAAGTGGAAGAGGTGATGGACGTAATAGAAAATGATGTCACCATAACTGGAATGTATTCCTACGGTGAAATTGCTCCCTTTTATGGTGAGCGCCATTGCAAATTACATAACCAGACGATGACTATTACACTAATAAGCGAGTAG
- a CDS encoding sensor histidine kinase, whose amino-acid sequence MNPLLKRQIRKFLPADLRDREDLQSFLKSIGDSYDNMEDQFKMTQRAMTISSDELFEANQALREETEQQRRLLERLEAVINSVNTKNTDENDAAVIPEIKQGNLADYISNQADQLIAVNKNQERLLQELALQNQELNDYAHIVSHDLKSPLRSIEALVSWLKEDYEQELGDEGKAQIELIVTHLEKMDALIQGILSYSSIDKEERKENSIDLNKLMSETIDLLHVPPHIEVKIHNLPSITADRFKIQQLFQNLIGNAVANMDKTEGRIDLIARKLDQGVQFEVKDNGKGIHQDYYGKIFQVFQKLEDDSMSTGIGLSIVKKIVNYYGGTIWLDSELNKGTTFYFTLPKTI is encoded by the coding sequence ATGAATCCACTCCTCAAAAGGCAAATAAGAAAATTTCTACCAGCAGATCTTCGGGATAGGGAAGACCTGCAATCGTTTTTAAAATCGATTGGAGATTCTTATGATAATATGGAGGATCAGTTTAAGATGACCCAGCGCGCGATGACGATAAGCTCAGATGAGCTTTTTGAGGCAAACCAAGCGTTGCGCGAAGAAACAGAACAACAGCGCAGATTACTGGAACGACTGGAAGCAGTTATCAATAGTGTCAACACAAAAAATACAGATGAGAATGATGCCGCCGTTATTCCAGAAATTAAACAGGGAAATCTGGCAGACTACATCAGCAATCAGGCAGATCAATTGATTGCTGTCAATAAAAATCAGGAGCGTTTGCTGCAAGAGCTGGCCCTGCAGAATCAGGAGCTAAATGATTATGCACACATCGTTTCCCACGATTTGAAATCGCCGTTGCGCAGCATAGAAGCTCTGGTAAGCTGGCTCAAAGAAGATTATGAACAAGAATTGGGAGATGAGGGCAAAGCACAGATTGAGCTCATTGTCACACATCTGGAAAAAATGGATGCGTTAATTCAAGGTATCTTAAGTTATTCCTCTATTGATAAAGAAGAGCGCAAGGAGAACTCTATTGATTTAAACAAACTTATGAGTGAAACAATTGATTTACTTCATGTTCCACCGCATATTGAAGTGAAAATTCACAACCTACCATCCATTACGGCAGATCGTTTTAAGATACAACAGCTATTTCAAAACCTGATAGGTAATGCCGTGGCTAATATGGATAAAACCGAAGGGCGCATTGATTTGATAGCCAGAAAATTAGATCAAGGTGTTCAATTTGAGGTAAAGGATAACGGTAAGGGCATACATCAGGATTATTATGGAAAAATATTCCAAGTGTTCCAGAAGTTGGAAGATGATTCCATGAGTACAGGCATAGGCCTTTCTATTGTTAAGAAGATCGTGAATTATTATGGTGGTACCATTTGGCTGGACAGTGAGTTAAATAAGGGAACTACATTTTATTTTACACTACCTAAAACCATTTAG